DNA sequence from the Armatimonadota bacterium genome:
AAGCTGATCCTTCAGCGAGGGGAACACCTGCCAGTATTCCGACAGAACCTCCACGTCTCTGTTGGGAATGCCTCCAAGAAGATGTGCCTCGATATCCTGGAGGTCCTCCGGTTCGGTGGCGTCAATGTACCGGGGGATGTTCAGGTTGAAGTCATTGCCTTCGATCTCCGCCATCGGGACCATGCGCGAATATCTTGGGACTTCCCTCTGATTATTGAAGACGTCTACGATCCGGTGGATGTCCTGATGACGCAGGCGGTTCTTGTTGCCGTCCTTCACGAAACCCTTGCTCGCGTCAATCATGAAGATGCCTGTTCGTCCGGCGGCGCTCTCCTTGTCCAGGACGATGATGCACGCGGGGATGCCTGTGCCGTAGAACAGATTGGCAGGGAGGCCGATGATTCCCTTGATGTATCCCCTGCGAAGGATATTCCTGCGGATGACCGCCTCCGAGTTCCCCCGGAAGAGGACACCATGCGGGAGGATGATCGCGCCCTTGCCGGTGCTCTTCAGCGAACGTATGAGGTGCAGGAGGAAGGCATAGTCCCCGTTCTTCTTCGGCGGCACGCCGTCCACAAAGCGCTCATAGCGGTCGTTGTAGGGGTCAAAGCCCTGGCTCCAGGACTTCGTCGAGAACGGCGGATTGGCCACGGCGAAGTCGAACGTCTTGAGGCTTCCGTCCGGATTCTTGAAGTGCGGGTCGGCAAGGGTGTTGCCCTGCCAGATATCGTGCGCCGCAGCCGGGCAGTCATGGAGGATCATGTTCATCCTCGCAAGTGCAGCGGTGGCGTTGTCCATCTCCTGCCCGTAGATAGTCAAGTCGAGTCCGCTCGGGGCTTCATCGTGCGCCTTGATAAGCAGTGAGCCCGATCCGCAGGTCGGGTCGTAGATGGTCTGGGCGGAACTCGTCGCCTGTCCGACGCCGATGACCTTCGCCATGATGCGGGATACCTCGGCGGGAGTGTAGAACTGCCCCTTGCTCTTGCCCGATTGCTCCGCGAAGTTCCGCATCAGGTACTCGTAAGCGTCGCCGAGGATGTCGTCGTCTTCCGCCCGGTTCTTGCTGAAGTCGAGCCCCGACTCCTCGAAGATGCCGACGAGGTTGGTAAGGCGGTCTACCATCTCCTGGCCCTTGCCCAGCTTGTCGGGGTCATTGAAGTCGGCAAGGTCTATCACGCCCTTGAGTTCATTGGCCTCCGCCAGCCTGGCGATGATTACGTTGATGCCCTCGCCGATATCCTTGTCACCCTTCAACGCGACCATATCGGCAAAGCTGCCGCCTTCAGGAACCTCAAGAAGTGCGTCCGGTTGTCCGGCGTACTTGTCAGAGACGTACTTGACGAAGAGCAGGGTCAGAATATAGTCCTTGTACTGAGAGGCATCCATGCCGCCGCGCAGTTCGTCACAGCTTCGCCAAAGGTGGCTGTAGAGTTCGCTTTTCTTAATCGCCATTCGGCCTATACCCCTATGTCAACCAGCTGGTCATATGATGCCATAGCGAACTGGCGAGGTTCGGCCTGCTCGGAAGGTCCGCCGGTGCATCTTGGAAGAACCGAAGTTCGGGCTCATTGAACTCGCGGGTCACGCGTGACTCCCTACAACTGATTCTCGATGCAGACCGCCCGAAGACTCCGAGGACTGCAGGAGTGCCGTGATGACCGGAATGTGGATCGCTCCGGTCGCTGGCAGTTGCCGGGCCGCCAACCATCCGCACGGGCGCCCGTGCGGAACAGCCTCATCTTAAGCCGACTAGAGGAAGTTGTCAAGGCATCGGCGAATGCAATACCGATCGCATATCCGAGGATCAGCGCACTTCCCGGCAGGTCCTGCCACGAGACAGGAGGTATCCGCATGTCGAGTCGGAGTCCGATTCAGGCCGGCCTATCAGACTACGAGGCCGCAATCACGGCTCTGCGCGAGAAGTTGCCGTCTGCGCTCAGTCACCCGGATGTAGGACCGATAGCTGCTGCGAAGGAACAGGTGATCGGCCACTACGGCCCTCTCTTCAGGGCTGACAGTCTTGGCAGCGTCAATCTTGACGAGTTCCGGTCGTTCTTGGACTTCCGCAACAACAGGCACTGGGGCGGACTCCACCGGCAGGTTGGCTTCATATTCGCAGATCCTCCAGCTCTTCGGAATGTGCTCTACGTACTGGCTGACGAAGGCCGGCCAGTGGAGGAGCGGATCGACAACGCGGTTGCCGGGGTTCAGGGTATGGGCAAGGCCATCATCACGGCTTTTCTCCACGTCGCTTACCCTGAGAAGTACGCTGTCTGGAACAACACGGCCGAGGGAGCGCTCAAGCAGATCGGACTCTGGCCGGCCTTCGATAGGGGTGCTACCGTTGGGGCGAAGTACTCAAGGATCAATGATCTCATCAAGCGCATTTCGGCTGATTTGGAGCTGGATCTCTGGACTTTGGACGCGGTCTGGTGGGCATTGGTGCAGCCGGAAGTGCCTCAGCCCCCCGTTGTTACTCCAAAGGAGACATCCACTGGTGTCACTCCTCCCGGCCAGGCGTTTGGCCTCGAACGTCATCTCCATGAGTTCCTGGTAGACAACTGGGCAGGAACTGAGCTCGCAAGTGAGTGGGATATCTACTCCGAGGACGGTGATCGCTTGACGGGCATCGAGTACCCTTGTGCGGTCGGGTACATTGACATTCTATGCAGGCACAAGACTCAGACCCGCTGGCTGGTGATCGAGTTGAAGCGGGGACAGACAAGCGACGCGACAGTGGGGCAGGTGCTCAGGTATATGGGTTGGGTAGGCAAGGAACTCGCCTCGGCTGATGAGAAGGTCGAGGGTCTAGTGATCGCGCATTCAGGCGACAATGCTTTGAAGTATGCGTTATCCCCGCT
Encoded proteins:
- a CDS encoding type I restriction-modification system subunit M — its product is MAIKKSELYSHLWRSCDELRGGMDASQYKDYILTLLFVKYVSDKYAGQPDALLEVPEGGSFADMVALKGDKDIGEGINVIIARLAEANELKGVIDLADFNDPDKLGKGQEMVDRLTNLVGIFEESGLDFSKNRAEDDDILGDAYEYLMRNFAEQSGKSKGQFYTPAEVSRIMAKVIGVGQATSSAQTIYDPTCGSGSLLIKAHDEAPSGLDLTIYGQEMDNATAALARMNMILHDCPAAAHDIWQGNTLADPHFKNPDGSLKTFDFAVANPPFSTKSWSQGFDPYNDRYERFVDGVPPKKNGDYAFLLHLIRSLKSTGKGAIILPHGVLFRGNSEAVIRRNILRRGYIKGIIGLPANLFYGTGIPACIIVLDKESAAGRTGIFMIDASKGFVKDGNKNRLRHQDIHRIVDVFNNQREVPRYSRMVPMAEIEGNDFNLNIPRYIDATEPEDLQDIEAHLLGGIPNRDVEVLSEYWQVFPSLKDQLFMPGDRAGYSQMRVDAAEVKPTICARPEFAAYTQAVATLFDRWKDAHVATLKGISTDTKPKQLIEVLSEDMLSTFRDVKLIDSYDVYQHLMSYWSDVMQDDVYMIASDGWAEASRLRLVVEDKKVKEKPDLVLGKRKYKADLIPPSLLIARYYAEEQQAIDALEAEIARLAQEVEEMRDEHGGEEGLLSEVMAENGKVTKGDVKSRLREIKGDSDFADEREVLEKYLALVEKESETTKKMKDARKALDVKLAARYGELTDEEVIVLVVDDKWLASLAAHVRSELDRVSQSLTGRTRELAERYAIPLPKLGEEVEDLSTRVDEHLKDMGFAWK
- a CDS encoding DUF1016 family protein, whose amino-acid sequence is MSSRSPIQAGLSDYEAAITALREKLPSALSHPDVGPIAAAKEQVIGHYGPLFRADSLGSVNLDEFRSFLDFRNNRHWGGLHRQVGFIFADPPALRNVLYVLADEGRPVEERIDNAVAGVQGMGKAIITAFLHVAYPEKYAVWNNTAEGALKQIGLWPAFDRGATVGAKYSRINDLIKRISADLELDLWTLDAVWWALVQPEVPQPPVVTPKETSTGVTPPGQAFGLERHLHEFLVDNWAGTELASEWDIYSEDGDRLTGIEYPCAVGYIDILCRHKTQTRWLVIELKRGQTSDATVGQVLRYMGWVGKELASADEKVEGLVIAHSGDNALKYALSPLPNVRLMLYEVEFRLTSASG